The Palleronia sp. THAF1 genome window below encodes:
- a CDS encoding CIA30 family protein, which produces MAGSLYDTGPDFARPSARSRKMEHLIYDADRDGAGEWELVSDQVMGGVSDGALSVQQVAGRAAIRLTGTVSTDNDGGFLQLARDVDSAAGWNGIALTVRGNAEPYNLHLRTTALQRPWQSFRATFDATEDWQTHRIAFDKLTAHRTDETFDAAALSRMGLVAIGRDFRADLALSKLVLFRD; this is translated from the coding sequence ATGGCCGGATCGCTTTACGACACGGGGCCGGATTTCGCGCGGCCCAGCGCTAGGTCGCGCAAAATGGAACATTTGATCTACGATGCGGACCGCGACGGTGCGGGTGAATGGGAACTGGTCTCGGACCAAGTGATGGGCGGCGTCAGTGACGGCGCGCTGTCGGTGCAGCAGGTGGCGGGGCGCGCGGCGATCCGGCTGACAGGCACCGTCAGCACCGACAACGACGGCGGCTTCCTGCAACTGGCGCGCGACGTGGACAGTGCCGCAGGCTGGAACGGCATTGCCCTGACCGTGCGCGGCAACGCCGAGCCCTACAATCTGCATCTGCGCACCACCGCATTGCAGCGTCCATGGCAGTCCTTCCGTGCCACGTTCGACGCGACCGAGGATTGGCAAACCCATCGCATCGCCTTCGACAAGCTGACCGCGCATCGGACCGATGAAACCTTCGATGCCGCCGCCCTGTCACGCATGGGACTTGTGGCCATCGGGCGCGACTTCCGGGCCGATCTGGCGCTATCGAAACTCGTGCTGTTTCGCGACTGA
- a CDS encoding aromatic ring-hydroxylating oxygenase subunit alpha, translating into MSTRSEMLSQLMQRAPGHSLNRALYTDADFYAVDMEELWYREWLLVGAVSEIPKAGNTMTLQVGDHSVIVARGADGEVRAFHNACRHRGSRLCKPGKASAPKLVCPYHQWTYDLDGRLMWARDMGADFDASAHGLKSVHCRVAAGIVFICLGETAPAFDALAEAAQTYAGPHGLENCKLAHETTIIEDGNWKLVMENNRECYHCSGAHPALTVTFDDNPNIAGDGSGKDDPVMAAHLKKCEAAGLPSRFHIATDEQWRFVRVPLVPGAVSYTMDGGQACEKLVGDVSIRDAGSLLFFHYPNSWNHFLGDVIMLFSMIPVGPRQTAVTTKWFVHKDAVEGKDYDLHRLTTVWEQTNAEDRAVVEENQMGINSPAYEPGPYSPVQESGVRQFVDWYTRTMTSRLTGRRVMAAE; encoded by the coding sequence ATGAGCACACGCTCTGAAATGCTGTCGCAACTGATGCAACGCGCCCCCGGACACTCGCTGAATCGCGCGCTCTACACGGATGCCGACTTCTACGCCGTGGACATGGAAGAGCTGTGGTATCGCGAGTGGCTGCTGGTTGGCGCCGTGTCAGAGATCCCCAAGGCGGGCAACACGATGACGCTGCAGGTGGGCGACCATTCGGTGATCGTCGCGCGCGGCGCCGATGGGGAGGTCCGCGCCTTCCACAACGCCTGCCGCCACCGCGGATCGCGCCTGTGCAAGCCGGGCAAGGCATCGGCACCGAAGCTGGTCTGCCCTTACCATCAGTGGACCTACGATCTGGACGGTCGCCTGATGTGGGCGCGCGACATGGGCGCGGATTTCGACGCGAGCGCGCATGGGCTGAAGTCGGTGCACTGCCGCGTGGCGGCCGGTATCGTCTTCATCTGCCTTGGCGAAACCGCCCCCGCCTTCGATGCACTGGCCGAGGCCGCACAAACCTACGCCGGGCCGCATGGGCTGGAGAACTGCAAGCTCGCGCATGAGACGACCATCATTGAGGACGGCAACTGGAAGCTCGTGATGGAGAATAACCGCGAGTGCTACCATTGCTCCGGCGCACATCCGGCGCTCACGGTGACCTTCGACGACAACCCCAACATCGCGGGCGACGGGTCGGGCAAGGACGATCCCGTGATGGCCGCGCACCTGAAGAAGTGCGAAGCGGCGGGCCTTCCGTCACGCTTCCACATTGCGACCGACGAGCAGTGGCGCTTCGTCCGCGTGCCCCTTGTGCCGGGTGCCGTCAGCTACACGATGGACGGTGGACAGGCCTGCGAAAAGCTGGTCGGCGACGTGTCGATCCGCGACGCGGGCAGCCTGCTGTTCTTCCACTACCCCAACAGCTGGAACCACTTTTTGGGCGACGTAATAATGCTGTTCTCGATGATCCCCGTTGGCCCGCGCCAGACGGCGGTCACGACCAAGTGGTTCGTTCACAAGGACGCGGTCGAGGGCAAGGACTACGATCTGCACCGCCTGACGACCGTTTGGGAGCAGACCAACGCAGAGGACCGCGCCGTGGTCGAGGAAAATCAGATGGGCATCAATTCCCCCGCCTATGAGCCGGGACCCTATTCGCCCGTGCAAGAGTCGGGCGTACGGCAGTTCGTGGACTGGTACACCCGCACGATGACCTCTCGGCTGACCGGACGGCGGGTCATGGCCGCAGAGTAA